GGCCGACATGATCTGGGGCAACGGATCGTTGGTGGTCGGTGGCGGCACGATCGGGGTGCTGGCGTTCATGGGCGCCGCCATCGGGGCTTCGGTCGGCGTCGAAGGGTATGCCGTCCTGGACATGGTCGGCATGGGCCCGCTCACCGGGTTCATCTCGGCCTACGCGAACACCCGGGAGATGGCCCCGATGATCGCGGCCATCGGCTTCGGCGCCCAAGCCGGCACCCGGATGACCGCCGAGATCGGCGCCATGCGCATCGCGGAGGAAATCGACGCGGTGGAGGCCCAGGGCATCCCGGCCATCCCCTACGTGGTGACTCCCCGCATGATCGCCGGGATGATCACCATCATCCCGCTGTACCTGTTTGCCCTGGCGTTGAGCTATCTGTCCTGCGCGCTGGTGGTCAAGCTGCATCAAGCGTCGGGCACCTACCACCACTACTTCGACGCGTTCATCCAGCCTTCGGACATCGGCTTTTCGGTGATCAAGGCGATCGTTTTCGTCACCCTCATCGTTGCCATCCATTGCTACGAGGGCTATTACGCCGGAGGTGGCCCCGAGGGGGTCGGCCGGGCCTCGGGCCGCGCGATCCGCGCCAGCCTGATCGGCATCGTCCTCGCCGACATGGTGCTCACGTTGCTGTTTTGGGGCAGCAATCCGGGGCTGAGGCTGTCGGGGTAGGTCATGCCGCCGCCGAGTTCGCCCGCCTTACGGATACGTGGCCTGGTGGTCGCCGCCGGGCTGGCCCTCGTCGGCACCATGCTGGTGCAGGCCGCCGAAGGCACCTATGACGACACCTTCCGGCTGACCGTGGTGGCCAACACCATGGGCGAGGGCTTGGCGCCCGGCGCGGAGGTGAAGTTCCACGGCCTGGCCATCGGCTCGGTCAAGACCCTGGAGTCGACCGGATACCACAAGCAGACCCTGACGGTGCTGCTCGACCCGCGCCAGGCCAAAGCGCTGACCGCCGACACCGTCGCCAGGTTCACCTCGTCTAACGTCTTCGGCACCGCGGCCGTCGAACTGGTCAGCGACGGCAAGGGCCCGCCGCTCCCCCCGAATCAGACCCTGGTGTTGCGCACCGACGTGCAGGCTGCCTCGGTTACCGGTCTGCTGCGTCAGGGCCAGCGACTCAGCCGGATCCTCGACACACCCGAGTTCGACCATGTCATCGAGGTGTTGCGCCGGCACGCCGACCTGGTCGAGCCCGCCGCCAGGGCCGGCCTCGATCTGGCCAAGATCCTGGCCGACTCCCAGAGCATGCCGGTGTCGCGATCGCTGTCGGTGCTGGCATCGTTTCTCAACGGCGTCGACCGTGCGCTGCCGGCGCTTGGGCTGGCGCCTGACCTGCTCGACGCGCTGGATCCCCTGGTGGCGCCGGGCGGCGTCGACCGCACGAATCTGGTCATGCGCCAGACCGGTCAGCTGCTGCGGGACGCCGGCCAGATCTCGGTGCGGCACAACCCCTGGCTCGTCCAGCTGGTCGGTGCGATCATGAACATCGAAATCCCGACCATGTTCGCCGTGGGCAGCCTGGCGCCGGCCTATGACCGGATTTCCGGCCTGATCGACCGGACCAGCACCGCCTTTCCGGTTGTCGACGGGCAGGTCCGGATGCGCACCGAGGTCATCCTCGACCCGCTGCCCGGTTCGCCCGAACCTGGGGGTGGCCGGTGAGGAAGGCGTCCGGCTCGGTGCTGTGGCTGACCGTGTTCACCGCGGTCGCCACGGTGTGCGCGGTCGTCGTGCTCACCGCCCTGCGCAGTCCGGTCAACGGGCCGCTCTCGCGTTACACGGCGATCTTCACCGACGTGTCAGGTCTCGACGTGGGCAACGATGTGCGCATCTCCGGAGTGCAAGTGGGCAAGGTCGAGGCCATCCGGCTCGAAGGTCGCAACGCCAAGGTCGACTTCACCGCGCTCGACGACCACCCGGTGTATCGCAACACCGTTGCCGCCGTGCGCTTTCAGAACCTGCTGGGCCAGCGGTATCTGGAACTGGTGCAACCGGCCGCCGCCGGTGAACGGCTGCCCTCGGGGGCCATCATTGCGATCGGACAGACGGTCCCGTCATTCGATATCACCCGGCTGTTCAACGGATTTCGGCCAGTCTTCACCGCCCTGGACCCGGCCCAGCTCAACCAGTTCGGCGAGAACCTGCTGCGGCTGATCCAAGGCGACGACACCGGGCTCGGCCCGGTGCTACGTGATCTTGACGCCATCGCCAAGTTCGCGGTCAACCGCCAGGCGGCTGTCACCGTGCTGATCCGCAATCTCGGCGAGATCTCGGCTGAACTGGGCGGCAAATCCCGGCAGCTGTTGCAGCTCATCGCCACGCTGAACGGGCTGCTGGCCAAGTTCACGGACAAGGCCGACGAGTTTCGCGCCTCGATCGACATCGAGCTGCCGCTGCTGCGCAGCCTGGTGCACACGCTGCAGTACGCCGAACGCACCTTCGACGGATCGACGGTGCCGCTCTACGACCTGACGAGCCGGATGTTTCCGCAAACACCGACCATCATCGCCGGCCTGTCCCTGGTGCCCTCCCTGATCCAGGGGCTGCGGGACTCGCTCGAGCAACAGCATGGTCCCAGCGTCGGCTGCGCCCACGGTCAGGTGCTGTTGCCGGGCATCGGCGAGGTGTCGTTCGCGCAACAGGATTTGGTGGTGTGCAGGTGATTTTCGGCAGCAGACGCAATCGGGGTAAAGCCCTGTCTGAGCGGGCCGCGGCGGCACGTAGCCGCCGGATCGGGGTCATCGGCGTCGTCGCCATCGTGGTCGCCCTGGTATCCACCGGCGTGGCCTACCTCAATCCGACGGGGCAGACCAGCTACACCGCAAACGCCGGCAGTTCCGGCGGCGTCCGCGCCGGCGACCAGGTGCGCGTCGCCGGAGTGCCGGTCGGCCGGGTCACCGGGGTCCGGCTGAACCGGACCCTCGTCGAGATCACATTCGACGTCAAGTCCTCGGTGGCCGTGGGCGCGCTATCCACCCTGGAGATCAAACTGCTCACCCCACTGGGTGGCCACTACCTGGCCCTCGATCCGCAGGGCAGTATGCCGTTGGGCCACAACGTGATTCCACCGCAGCGCGTCAAATCGCCCTACGAGGGCAGCGACATGATCCAAGAGGTGACCCCGTTCCTCAAGGAGGTCAACGGCCAGGTCATCCACGACACCTTCGCCGAGGTCGCCGACGCCGCCGACAAGCATCCCGACGCGCTGCGTGACATCGTGCGGTCCGCCAATGAGTTGACCGCGCTGGTGAGCAAGATGACCGGCGACGTCCATCGAGGCCTGGACTTGGTCGACGATGTCACCGGCGCGCTGGTCGCGGGTCGCAAACAACTGGTCGAGTTGCTCGAACAGTTCGCCCTGGTTGGGCAGCGCTATACCACGAAGTCCGTCGACATCGTCGAATTCTTCACCCTGCTCGGCGAGCTGACCCGAATCATCGACCGCGTCATGGTGTTCTACCACCGCCAGGTCGCGCCGACAGTCAACGGCATCGACGACATCTTCGACACCCTGTCCACCCACCCCGACCGCATCGGCCGGGCCGCCGAAGGACTGGGCCAGATCCTGCGCATCGTGGGGCCGATGCTCAGTGGAAACGGCGTCATCGTGGATGAGAGCCCACGGCTGGTGCCCGGGCAGGACATCTGCCTTCCCCACATTATGAGGCGCTGCTGACATGACGAAGAGCCCCCTGGCCGCCGTGACTGCGGTCGCGGCCATCACAGCCGCCGTTCTCGGCGCCAAGGTGGTGTCGCCGAAGCTCGACGACACCAAGGCGCTGTGTGCCGAATTCACCGACGGGGTAGGGATTTACCCCGGCAACAAGGTGCAGCTGTTGGGCATCGAAGTGGGCTCGGTGACCGCGGTCGCCAACAAACCCGACCACGTCCAGGTTGACTTCACCGTGCCCGAGGACCTCGACCTGCCGGCCGACGTCGGGGCGGTCACTTACTCGCAGTCGATCGTGAGCGACCGGCATGTCGAGCTCACCAAGCCCTACGCCGGCGGGGCCAAGTTCACCGGCGACCGGTGCATCACGCTGGAACGAACCAAGACCCCCCTCGGTGTCAGCGAAACCTTCGCCGCCGTCGACAAACTCGCCAACGCGGTGTTGGGATCCGGCCCGGGACAGGATCCGTCGGATGCGCCGGGTGCGCGGGCGATCAACGACAGCCTGCGAGCGGCCAGCCGCGCGCTGGAGGGCACCGGCCCGGAGCTCAACCAGGCACTGCGGGAGCTGGCCGCCGTCATCGGCGATCCCCAGCAGGCGGACGCCGAATACCGCCGACTCATCGAGAACGCCCAGATCCTCACCTCGACATTGCTGCAGAGCCGGGACACCGTGGCCACCATCGTGCAGACCCTGCCGGAGAGCCTCAGGATGATCGAGGGGCTGGCGGACGGGTTCGGGTCGTCGCTGCACCGGCTCGCGCACGCGCTGCCGATCCTGGTCGAAGCATTGAATCGGTTCGCCCCCCGGGTCTATCACAACGTCACCGACAAGCTGATCCCCTGGGTGCGCGATGTCCTCAACGCCTACACCCCCAACATCGTGGGGGCGATCAACGCCTTGCCGCCGGTGACCAACTGGCTCGCCTCGGTATACGAGCCGGCATGGGGCACCCACAACGTCACGTATCTGCCGCCTCAGGTGGCGATTTCGCCGTCGCAGGCCGAGGCGATCTGTGGTGTGCTGCGGCAGCGCGGCACCCCCGGCAGCCAGGCGGCATGTGCGTCCACAACCGCCCCCGATCCGGTCACGCTGGGTCTGACCGATCTCATCCTGGGGGCCGCGTTGCCATGAGCCGACGACCGTTACTCGCTGCGCTGTGGGGCGCCCTGGTGATCAGCCTGACAGCGTGTTCGCTCGACCCGACCCGGTTGCCGGTGCCCGGTTCCTATGTCCCCGGCGACACGTACCGCATCAGGGTGGAATTCTCCAGCGTGCTGAACCTGCCCGCTAGGGCGAAGGTGGATTTCGGCGGCGTCCGGGTTGGCGTGCTAGACCGGGTGCAGCTGGACGGCAGTACCGCGGTCGCCTACATCGATGTCTCCCGGAGCGTCAAGCTGCCGCAGAACACGCGTGCCGAGCTGCGGCAGGGGACCGTCCTGGGCGACATCTACATCGCGCTGCTGCCCGCGGACGACCCGGCACCCATGTCGCTGCAGGACGGCGACACCATCCCGCTGCGCAATACCGCGCCGGCCGACAATGTCGAGGACATCTTGCGCGGGGTGTCGAACCTGGTGTCCGGCGGCGCGCTCACCACCGTGCAGCAAGCGGTGATCAACTTCAACAACGCGTTCCCGAAGGACCCGGCCGAGCAAGACCGCATCCGCAACAAGCTGGCCGGTGTCCTGCACGACCTGGCGGCCAACCAAGACACCATCGACGAAATCCTCTCCAGTGCACAGAATGTCAGCCGGAGTCTGCTGTCCAACGCCGGTGTCTTCGACCGGCTGATCACCGACGGACCGGGCAAGATCGAGGCGATGGGGGGTGTGCTACCGGACATCATCCAGCTTCTCATCGATGTTCAGGACCTTGGCCGCAGCGGAGGGCAGTTGCTGGTGCCGAATACGCCCGACTTCATCCAGATGCTCTCCTACCTCACGCCGTTGGTCGGATCGGTGGCGACGGCTGATACCACGGTGCCGGTTGTCGCCGACAAGCTGGTCGGCCTGGTGCGCGACAAACTCATCGGCTTCTTCGCCAATGGCGGACCGAAATTCATTGTCTCCGAGGTTCATCCGCCGCAAGGCGATCTGGGTGCCGATCCCGCGGACAAGGCCGACCAGGCGATCTCGGCGATGCGCACGATGGGGATGCTGCCATGAAGTTCAATGCCGCAACGACTTTGGTGATCCTGGTGATCACGACCATTCTCGGCGTGGGCTATCTGTCGTTGTCAGTGCTGCACATCGATCCGACCGACAAGGCCACCCGGCTCACCCTCCTGCTGGACGACTCGGGCGGACTCTTGCCGACCTCGCAGGTGACGATGCGCGGGATCAAGGTGGGCCGAGTGACCGGTATCCGGACCACCCCGACCGGGCTCGAGGTGTCGATCAACCTCGACCGAGCCCATCCGGTTCCCGTTGACAGCGTGATCAGCATACAAAACCTCTCGCTGGTCGGCGAGCAGTACATCGACTTCAAGCCGAAACGCATTGCGCCGCCGTACTTCAGCGACGGCGCGGTGATCCCGGCCGAGCGAGTCGCGCCCGCCGTCACCGTGAGCGACCTGCTGGCCAGGGCCGACACGCTGCTGTCGGCGATCGATCCACGGTACGTGCGCACCGTTGTCAGCAACGTCTCCCAGGCGTTGGCGGGCAACGACGACACCCTGGACTCGCTGGCCACCACGGCCGGGTTGGTCGCCAAGACGCAGTGGGAGCAGAGACAACTGCTCGCGACGCTGTTTGGCAACGTCTCCGCGCTGACCACCGATCTCGACGAGCTGCACGCCGGCTCGGTGCTCGGCGAGGCCGCACACCTTTTGCCAGGCACGGTGTCGGCGTTGACCGGGCTGGTCCGCGACACCGATGAGTACACCCGCGCCGCCGGCGACGGTGCCTTCGCGCCGGGCGCGCCGATCCCGACGCTGGTCGCCAACCTGGGCGAGTACCTCGACATGTTGTCCGGGCCCCTGAGCACGTTCGCGGCCGCGCTGGAGCCGGCGACAGCGCCGCTGCGCGGAGTCAAGGTCGACGCCGGGCACTGGCTGGATTTCTGGGAGTCGACCTTCAATGACGCCGGTGGACTGCGTGTGCAGGTGAATGTGCCGGAATGGCACCAACAGTGAAGGATCACCCGATGAGCATCGACACGATCGATGAGGCCGAGGTTGCGACGGCCGCGGATGCCGAGGTGGCCGAGGCGGCCCGGCCCAGCCGCTGGCGCACGTTGCGGCGGGTTCCCGGGCGGGCGTGGCGATGGGTCTCGGCGGCGGTGGCGGCGGCGTTGATCGGCGGCGCGGTGTTCGGTTTCCTGAAGTACAGCAGCGCGGTCGATGAGCTGGCGGCTTTGCGTCGGGCCGAATCCGATCGGGAGGCCGCGGCCAAGCTCGCCAAGGAATACGCGCTGAAATCGCTGACTTACAGCTACCAGGATCCGGACGCCTTCTTCCGATCCGTGCAGGACGGTGTCGCGCAGACACTCAAAGACAAGTACGTCAACGCCACCGATCTGCTCAAAGGCATCATGCTGCAAGCGCAGGTGACCTCGTCGGGTGAGGTGCTGGCCGCCGACGCCGTCGCACAACCCGGCCAGGTGTACCAGGTGGTGGTGGCGGCCGCCCAGACCACCCGCAACCTGCAGAACCCGAAGCCGCGGGTGTCGCTCATCCTGCTGCAGGTTACGGTCAACAAAATCGGCGGCAGTTGGCAGGTCTCCGACATTGGGCCAAAGACCGGCGGTCACCCGGTGGGTCCGGATCAGCCGGGGCCGGAGTCCGGCGCGGGGCCCCCGCCCGGGCGATAGCATGCGCGGCCGGCGGCAAGTCTGAACGGCGTTGGGGCGGTTGATGGGTTGCGCGAGGCGGGCCCCGCCGTGGCCGCCGGTGCCGTGGGCCCAAATCGGCCCGGCACCCTGTTCAACACGGCAACCAAAGCGGCGGGCCTGGGCGGTGCGGCGAACGACGCCGCCACGCAAACCCTTACCGCCCCGGCCACCCATGGGGTGACCGGGGTCGGTTCGGGGTCGTCCTGTCCTAGCCACCGACCCAACCGGTGGCCGGCCGGGGTCAGTCGGCTCGGGCCACAATGGCTCTATGGCACTGGATCTGACGGCGTACTTCGACAGAGTCAACTACGGTGGCGCCACCGAGCCGACGCTCGATGTGCTGCAGAATCTGGTGACCGCCCACACCCGAACGATTCCGTTCGAGAACCTCGATCCGTTCCTGGGTGTGCCGGTCGACGACCTGAGTCCGGAGGCGCTCACCGACAAGCTGGTGCGCCGGCGCCGGGGCGGCTTCTGCTACGAGCACAACGGGCTGATGGGCTACGTGCTGGCCGAGCTGGGCTTCAGGGTGCGCCGGTTTGCCGGCCGGGTGGTGTGGATGCTCCCACCGGGCGCGCCGCTCCCGGCGCAGACGCACACCGTGCTGGCGGTGACGTTCCCCGGCGCGCAGGGCTCCTACCTCGTCGACGTCGGATTCGGCGGCCAGACACCGACCTCGCCGCTGCGCGTCGAGACCGGCAGCGTTCAGCAGACACCGCACGAGCCGTACCGACTGGAGGACCGCGGCGACGGGTTGGTGCTGCAGGCGCTGGTCCGCGACCAATGGCAGACGCTCTACGAGTTCACCACGCAGACCCGGCCGCAGATCGATCTGACGGTGGGCAGTTGGTATGTGTCAACCCACCCGTCATCCCACTTCGTGACCGGCCTGATGGCAGCCGCGGTCACCGAGGACGCGCGGTGCAACCTGTCCGGCGGGAACCTGGCCATCCACCGCGCCGACGGGACCGAGAAAATTGTCCTCGAAAGCGCCGCCGCCGTGGTCGACACGCTGAGCGAGCGGTTCGGGATCGACATGGCGGACGTCGGCGCTCGCGGCGCGCTCGAGGCGCGCATCGACAAGCTATTGGCTGCGCAGCCAGGTGCCGATTCGCCGTAACGCTTCTTCGATGTCGCCGGTCGGTCCGGCGAAGGACAGCCGCACGAACGAGCCGCCGTGAGTGGTGTCGAAGTCGATTCCCGGCGCGATGGCAACACCCGTGTCGGCCAACAACTTTGAGCAAAACGCCAGCGAGTCGTTGGTGAAGTCCGAAACGTCCGCGTAGACGTAAAACGCGCCATCGGTGGGCGCCAGCCGCTCGATCCCGATTTTGCGCAGCCCGTCGAGCAGCAGCGAGCGGTTGATGGTGTAGTGCGCCAGGTTGCCGTCGGCTTCGGCGGTGGCCTCGGGGGTGAACGCCGCCACCGCGGCGATCTGCGACAGCGCCGGCGGGCAGATGGTGAAATTACCGGTCAGGCAATCCACGGCGCGACGCAGCTCGGCCGGCACCAGCAGCCAGCCCAGCCGCCAGCCGGTCATCGCGTAGTACTTGGAAAAGCTGTTGACTACCACCGCGTTTCGCGACGTCTGCCATGCGCAGCTGGTTCGCGGCGCCCCGTCGTAGACCAGGCCGTGGTAGACCTCGTCGCTGATCAGCCGCACCCGGGACGCGTCACACCACGACGCGATCGCCGCCAGCTCCGTGGGTGGTATGACCGTCCCGGTGGGATTGGCCGGGCTGGCGACGATGACGCCCCGCACCGGGGGGTCGAGTTCGGCGAGCATTCGTGCGGTGGGTTGAAACCGGGTCTCCGGCCCGCATTGGATCTCCACGACCTCACATCCCAGCGCCGACAGGATGTTTCGGTAGCACGGGTAGCCGGGGCTGGCGAGCGCCACCCGGTCGCCCACGTCGAAGCACGCGAGGAAAGCCAGCAGAAAACCACCCGAGGAGCCCGTGGTGACCACCACCGCGTCGAGTTCGACGTCGATGCCGTGCTGGCGCCGGTAATCCGCCGCGATCGCGGCACGCAACTCGGGAATACCCAGCGCCACGGTGTAGCCCAGCTGGTTCAGATGCAGCGCGGCGGCCGCGGCCGCGCGTACCGGCTCGGGGGCGCCCGCGCTGGGTTGGCCCGCCGACAGGTTCACCAGATCCCCGTGGGTGCGCTGGCGTTCCGCGGCCGCCAGCCAGACATCCATCACGTAAAAGGGCGGGATGCCGGCGCGTAGCGCGACATGACGGTTCACGGCGATCCGAGTACCTCCGCTTCCAGTCGGCGCAACACCTCTCGCGGGGAGCCGAGCAGCTGCGCGCTGCCATGTGCGCGTTTGAAATACAGGTGCATGTCGTGTTCCCAGGTGATCGCGATGCCGCCGTGCAGCTGGATGCCCTCGGCCGCCACCGTGCTCAGCGCTTCGCTGGCGGCAAGCCGCGCGGTGGCGGCGTTGGTGGGCGTGGGCTCGTTGCACGCCTCGGCGACGACGGCGCGGGCGGCCGCGACGGCGACGTACAGATCGGCCATCCGATGCTTGAGTGCCTGAAAGCTGCCGATGGGGCGGCCGAATTGCACTCTGCTCTTGGTGTATTCGACGGTCAGCTCCAGGCAACGCTCGGCGGCGCCGATCTGTTCGGCCGCCAGCAGGATAGCCGCGCTGTCGGCGATGCCCGGGTCGACGCCCAGTGTGACGGCTTCTTCGGGTCGCACCCGGGCGAGCCGGCGGGTGGGGTCCATGGTGGCGACGGGCCGCGCGCTGAACCGGGTCCATCGGCTGAGTTGGCCGTCTTTGGCGGCGACGACGACGTCGGCGATGTCCCCGTTGACGACGTAGTCGGGGTCGAGCACCAGTGCCCCGATCGAAGTGCCATGGGCAAGTCCCGTGAGCGCTTCCGTGTCGGGTTCGGGCGCGGCCAGCAGCGCCAGCTCCGACAGCGTGGTGCCCAGCAGGGGAGACGGGACCAGGGCCCGGCCCAGCTCCTGCAAAACCGTTGCGGCATCTGCCAATTCGCCACCGGCTCCGCCTAGCTCCTCGGGCATTACCAGGGCGGCGGCGCCGACCTGATCGCACAGCAGTCGCCACAGCGACTCGTCGTAGCCACGGTCGGATTCCATCGCCGCACGCACCGCCGCCGGGCTTGCGTGCTTGGTGACCAGGGCGGCGACGGTTTCCCGCAGTAGCTCCCGTTCTTGGGTCATAGCGCCGCTCCTCCTATCGCTTCGCTCTGCATCGTCGCCGCCGCGGGTCATAGCGCCTCCAGCACTCGGCGCCGATGCGCCTCCGGCGTACCCCACGCCGACCGCAAGGCCTGCACCCGCAGCAGCCACAGCGACAGGTCGTGTTCCTGGGTGAACCCGATCGCGCCGTGGGTCTGCAACGCCGAGCGCGCCGCGAGTAGGCCCGCCTCGCTCGCGGCCACTTTGGCGGCGCTGACGTCGCGGGGTTCCAACGACAGTGCCGCACCGTAGACCAGTGGCCGGGCCAACTCGATCGCGATGTGCACGTCGGCGAGCTTGTGTTTGATCGCCTGATACGAGCCGATCACCCTGCCGAACTGCGCCCGCTGCTTGGCGTAGTCGACGGCCGCGCCCAACAGCGCTCCGGCCGCGCCGATCAGCTGCGCCGCGGTGGCCAACGCCCCGAACTCGAAGGCGCGGTTGAGGTCTGCCCGCCACGGTGCGCCGGTGGCCGTTAGGTCGTAGAGGCGGCGGCTGGGATCGACGGAGTCGTGCTTTTCACCGCACTGGGCTTCGGTGACACCCGAGCGGCCGGCGAGCAGGACCAGCCCGGCGGTGTCGGCGTCGACCGCGTAGGGCACGTGCGGTGGCAGCGCGACGGTCGCGACCAGGTCGCCCGCAGCCAGGCCCGCGCTGCGCTCGTCGTCCGCAAGCAGAACCGGTGCCACGGCGATGGATTCGGCAACCGGGCCGGGCACGCACCAGCGTCCAAGACGTTCGAGCGCGACCACCAGATCCACCGGGCTAGCGCCCAGGCCATCAAACTGCTCGGGCACGGCCAGCGCGGTGACACCGAGATCGGCCAACTGTTCCCACACCTTGCGACCGGGTGCGACATCGCCCGCGGACCAGGCGCGGACGGCGCCGGGCAGGTCCGCGGCGCCCAGCGCCGCGTCGATGCTGGCCGCGAAGTCGCGCTGCTGTTCGTCCAGGGCGAAGTCCACTATCGCTTCTCCCTTGGCAGGCCCAGCAACCGTTCAGCGATGATGTTGCGCTGGATTTCGTTGGTACCGGCGTAGATCGGGCCGCCCAGGGCGAACAGCAGGCCGTCGGTCCATGGTCCGGCCAATTCGCCGTCGGCGCCCCGGATGTCGAGCGCGGTCTGATGCAATTCCACGTCCAGGTCGGACCAAAAGACTTTGGTCACCGACGATTCCGCGCCCAGCTCACCGCCAGCGGCCAGTCGGGTGACGGTGCCGAAGGTTTGCAGCCGGTAGGCCTGCGCCTTGATCCATCCGTCGGCTACCCGGTCGGCGAATTCCGGTGGCGCGCCGCTGTGCTTCCAGAGCCGCACCAGCCGTTCCGCGGCGGCCAGGAAGCGGCCCGGGCTGCGCAGCGACATGCCGCGCTCGTTGCTCGACGTGCTCATCGCGGCGCGCCAACCGTCGTTCGGGGTGCCGATGACGTCCTCGTCGGGCACGAACACGTCGTCGAGGAAGATCTCGCCGAACCCGGTGTCGCCGCCCAGCTGGGCGATCGGACGCACGGTAATTCCCTTGGCCTTCAGGTCGAACATGAGGTACGTCAGCCCGCGATGCCGCTCCGCCGCGGGGTCGGACCGGAACAGCCCGAATGCCATGTCGGCGAACGGCGCCCGCGAGCTCCAGATCTTCTGTCCGTTGAGCAGCCAGCCGCCGTCGGTCTTGGTCGCGGTGGAACGCAGCGACGCAAGGTCGCTGCCGGATTCGGGCTCCGACCAGGCCTGCGCCCAGATCTGTTCGCCGCTAGCCATTTTCGGCAGGACACGGTCGAGCTGTTCCTCGGTCCCGTGCGCGAAAAGCGTCGGAGCCAGCATCGACGTGCCGTTGGCGCTGGCCCGGCCCGGCGCTCCGGCGCGGAAGTACTCCTCCTCGTACACCACCCAGTGCAGCAGCGGCGCGTCGCGGCCGCCGTACTTCCGCGGCCAGGTGATCACCGACAGACCGGCGTCGAACAGCACCCGGTCCCAATGTCGGTGCTGGGCAAAGCCTTCCGCGTTGTCGTAGGACTTCGTCGGAATGGCCTCTCTATTGGCGGCAAGGAAGTCGCGCACCTCGGCCTGGAAGGCCAACGTCTCTTCGTCGAAATTCAGATCCAATTCAGGCCAGCTCTCGCAGTAGTGACTTGACCACCTTGCCGCCCGCATTGCGCGGCAACGCGTCGACGAACCGCACCGACCGCGGCGCCTTGAAGTTCGCCAAATGCTCACGGGCATAGGCGATCACCGATTTCTCGTCGAGCCTCGAGCCGGG
This is a stretch of genomic DNA from Mycobacterium lacus. It encodes these proteins:
- a CDS encoding MlaE family ABC transporter permease, giving the protein MATPSRYLPHGLSRPLRSSVAVVYRAGSLFERLGHQATFGAQALGAIPRTVARYRRHTGAILADMIWGNGSLVVGGGTIGVLAFMGAAIGASVGVEGYAVLDMVGMGPLTGFISAYANTREMAPMIAAIGFGAQAGTRMTAEIGAMRIAEEIDAVEAQGIPAIPYVVTPRMIAGMITIIPLYLFALALSYLSCALVVKLHQASGTYHHYFDAFIQPSDIGFSVIKAIVFVTLIVAIHCYEGYYAGGGPEGVGRASGRAIRASLIGIVLADMVLTLLFWGSNPGLRLSG
- a CDS encoding MlaD family protein, encoding MPPPSSPALRIRGLVVAAGLALVGTMLVQAAEGTYDDTFRLTVVANTMGEGLAPGAEVKFHGLAIGSVKTLESTGYHKQTLTVLLDPRQAKALTADTVARFTSSNVFGTAAVELVSDGKGPPLPPNQTLVLRTDVQAASVTGLLRQGQRLSRILDTPEFDHVIEVLRRHADLVEPAARAGLDLAKILADSQSMPVSRSLSVLASFLNGVDRALPALGLAPDLLDALDPLVAPGGVDRTNLVMRQTGQLLRDAGQISVRHNPWLVQLVGAIMNIEIPTMFAVGSLAPAYDRISGLIDRTSTAFPVVDGQVRMRTEVILDPLPGSPEPGGGR
- a CDS encoding MlaD family protein, producing MRKASGSVLWLTVFTAVATVCAVVVLTALRSPVNGPLSRYTAIFTDVSGLDVGNDVRISGVQVGKVEAIRLEGRNAKVDFTALDDHPVYRNTVAAVRFQNLLGQRYLELVQPAAAGERLPSGAIIAIGQTVPSFDITRLFNGFRPVFTALDPAQLNQFGENLLRLIQGDDTGLGPVLRDLDAIAKFAVNRQAAVTVLIRNLGEISAELGGKSRQLLQLIATLNGLLAKFTDKADEFRASIDIELPLLRSLVHTLQYAERTFDGSTVPLYDLTSRMFPQTPTIIAGLSLVPSLIQGLRDSLEQQHGPSVGCAHGQVLLPGIGEVSFAQQDLVVCR
- a CDS encoding MlaD family protein, which gives rise to MQVIFGSRRNRGKALSERAAAARSRRIGVIGVVAIVVALVSTGVAYLNPTGQTSYTANAGSSGGVRAGDQVRVAGVPVGRVTGVRLNRTLVEITFDVKSSVAVGALSTLEIKLLTPLGGHYLALDPQGSMPLGHNVIPPQRVKSPYEGSDMIQEVTPFLKEVNGQVIHDTFAEVADAADKHPDALRDIVRSANELTALVSKMTGDVHRGLDLVDDVTGALVAGRKQLVELLEQFALVGQRYTTKSVDIVEFFTLLGELTRIIDRVMVFYHRQVAPTVNGIDDIFDTLSTHPDRIGRAAEGLGQILRIVGPMLSGNGVIVDESPRLVPGQDICLPHIMRRC
- a CDS encoding MCE family protein; amino-acid sequence: MTKSPLAAVTAVAAITAAVLGAKVVSPKLDDTKALCAEFTDGVGIYPGNKVQLLGIEVGSVTAVANKPDHVQVDFTVPEDLDLPADVGAVTYSQSIVSDRHVELTKPYAGGAKFTGDRCITLERTKTPLGVSETFAAVDKLANAVLGSGPGQDPSDAPGARAINDSLRAASRALEGTGPELNQALRELAAVIGDPQQADAEYRRLIENAQILTSTLLQSRDTVATIVQTLPESLRMIEGLADGFGSSLHRLAHALPILVEALNRFAPRVYHNVTDKLIPWVRDVLNAYTPNIVGAINALPPVTNWLASVYEPAWGTHNVTYLPPQVAISPSQAEAICGVLRQRGTPGSQAACASTTAPDPVTLGLTDLILGAALP
- a CDS encoding MlaD family protein translates to MSRRPLLAALWGALVISLTACSLDPTRLPVPGSYVPGDTYRIRVEFSSVLNLPARAKVDFGGVRVGVLDRVQLDGSTAVAYIDVSRSVKLPQNTRAELRQGTVLGDIYIALLPADDPAPMSLQDGDTIPLRNTAPADNVEDILRGVSNLVSGGALTTVQQAVINFNNAFPKDPAEQDRIRNKLAGVLHDLAANQDTIDEILSSAQNVSRSLLSNAGVFDRLITDGPGKIEAMGGVLPDIIQLLIDVQDLGRSGGQLLVPNTPDFIQMLSYLTPLVGSVATADTTVPVVADKLVGLVRDKLIGFFANGGPKFIVSEVHPPQGDLGADPADKADQAISAMRTMGMLP
- a CDS encoding MlaD family protein; protein product: MKFNAATTLVILVITTILGVGYLSLSVLHIDPTDKATRLTLLLDDSGGLLPTSQVTMRGIKVGRVTGIRTTPTGLEVSINLDRAHPVPVDSVISIQNLSLVGEQYIDFKPKRIAPPYFSDGAVIPAERVAPAVTVSDLLARADTLLSAIDPRYVRTVVSNVSQALAGNDDTLDSLATTAGLVAKTQWEQRQLLATLFGNVSALTTDLDELHAGSVLGEAAHLLPGTVSALTGLVRDTDEYTRAAGDGAFAPGAPIPTLVANLGEYLDMLSGPLSTFAAALEPATAPLRGVKVDAGHWLDFWESTFNDAGGLRVQVNVPEWHQQ
- a CDS encoding arylamine N-acetyltransferase family protein, whose protein sequence is MALDLTAYFDRVNYGGATEPTLDVLQNLVTAHTRTIPFENLDPFLGVPVDDLSPEALTDKLVRRRRGGFCYEHNGLMGYVLAELGFRVRRFAGRVVWMLPPGAPLPAQTHTVLAVTFPGAQGSYLVDVGFGGQTPTSPLRVETGSVQQTPHEPYRLEDRGDGLVLQALVRDQWQTLYEFTTQTRPQIDLTVGSWYVSTHPSSHFVTGLMAAAVTEDARCNLSGGNLAIHRADGTEKIVLESAAAVVDTLSERFGIDMADVGARGALEARIDKLLAAQPGADSP